In Brassica napus cultivar Da-Ae chromosome A3, Da-Ae, whole genome shotgun sequence, the sequence TACTCTAGACTTGAGTAGATCCCTTTAAATCTTCTTGAGTTGACCTCTCAGCTTGTTAGATTAACAGTGTTGTTCATCATCAGGGGAACAGTCTCCTTAGAGCCTTGTATGTTGCTGCGTTTGCGGTCTCTGGTTATGCTTCCACTGAAGGCCGGCACTGTAAACCTTTCAACCCCTTGCTGGGAGAAACTTATGAAGCCGACTTTCCAGAAAAAGGAATTCGTTTCTTCTCTGAAAAGGTAATCTCACACACTCTTtcttaaaatgaattttatgagATGAACATAAATGGTCAACAAACACATAATAGTGATTCGTCTAGGAGCATCTCTTTGTACTCTAAACATGTTATCATGTAATTAACACTCAGAATTGAAACATATGGAGAAACGAATATATGAGAATCTTTTCCTAAGACGTTTGTTATTGTGCTCTCATAATAGGTCAGCCACCATCCAACAGTTATCGCCTGCCATTGCGAAGGTAAAGGGTGGAAGTTCTGGGGAGACACAAACCTGAGGTCGAAGTTTTGGGGGAGATCGATTCAACTTGAACCCGTTGGAGTCTTGACACTTGAGTTTGATGATGGAGAGACTTTCCAGTGGAGCAAAGTGTGTATAACATAAACCACAAACCTCTTTTCCTTTTTCCACATTTTATTTCTCACAGTGAGATTGATAGTAACTCTATGCGTATCTTTGTTCTTAGGTAACAACAACTATATACAATATCCTACTTGGTAAACTGTACTGTGACCACCATGGGACAATGCAAATCCGTGGGAACCGCCAATATTCTTCTACgctcaagttcaaggagcaatCGATTCTCGATAGAAACCCCCACCAGGTTAATGGTTTTGTAGAAGATGTAACTGGGAAAAAAGCTGCAACGGTATTTGGTAAATGGAATGATAGCCTTCACTATGTTTCTGGTGATGCCTTTAACAAAGCAAGTGCCTCGTTGCTGTGGAAATCGACAAAGCCACCACCTAATGTGACTAGATACAACTTAACATCATTCGCAATTACTCTAAATGAATTGACACCTGGTTTGGAGGTATGTTACAGCGTGCTGCTTTCGGTGTTATTTATGAACTTGGTCTTTAAATTTTTGTTGTGCTAAAATTTAGTTTCATTTGGGTTTAAGGAGAAGCTACCACCGACAGATTCTAGGCTCCGACCAGATCAACGGCACCTGGAGAAGGGTGAATATGAG encodes:
- the LOC106438774 gene encoding oxysterol-binding protein-related protein 2B isoform X3; its protein translation is MHFKRRTRLPDPAEKEKGVSLWSMIKDNVGKDLSRVCLPVYFNEPISSLQKCFEDLEYSYLLDQAYEYGKSGNSLLRALYVAAFAVSGYASTEGRHCKPFNPLLGETYEADFPEKGIRFFSEKVSHHPTVIACHCEGKGWKFWGDTNLRSKFWGRSIQLEPVGVLTLEFDDGETFQWSKVTTTIYNILLGKLYCDHHGTMQIRGNRQYSSTLKFKEQSILDRNPHQVNGFVEDVTGKKAATVFGKWNDSLHYVSGDAFNKASASLLWKSTKPPPNVTRYNLTSFAITLNELTPGLEEKLPPTDSRLRPDQRHLEKGEYEKANEEKQRLERRQRMSRKIQESGWRPRWFEPQGESESYKYTGGYWEARNERRWDDCPNIFGEFTEEITDCA